TTCACAGCGGTTCAGTGTTTTTCCGAATCGGCTTCGACAAACACGGTGATGGACGCGGTCACGTCGTGATGCAGCTTGATGTCCACCTTGTGCCCGCCTAAGCTCTTGATGGGCTCGGACAAGACGATTTTACGGCGGTCAATCTCGACACCCAGCTCATGCAGCGCATCCCCAATGTGCTTGGAGGTAATGGCGCCGAACAGGCGGCCGCCCTCTCCCGCGTGCGTGCGAACCACAACACGCAGGGACTCCACCTGAGACTTCAGCTGCCTGGCATGTTCGAGTTCCTGCGCCTGCTTGCGTTCTTCGGCCTGTTTTTGGGCGTTGAGCTGCTGGAGATTGGCCGCGTTCGCCTCGACGGCAAGCTTTTTTGGAAACAGAAAGTTCCGCGCGTAGCCTTCGGAAACGTTCTTGACTTCTCCTTGTTTTCCTTGCCCCTTGACATCACTCAAGAAAATCACTTTCATGGACATCCACCTCCGCTCAAATGGAACAGCATCTGTCCATGCTGTCGCCAAATCCTACACCCGTCGCGCTCGCACCATGGAATCGATGAGGCCGAGCAAAACAAACAGGTTCCCGAGAAACGCGCTGAGCCCAATCAGCAGCGTCAGCCATAAGTAAGCCAACTGCCGACCATGCAAACGACGCCACAGGAAGGCAAGGCCCTGAATGCCGAGAAAAAACCCACCAAGGAACATGGCATTGTTTGCAGCCGGCCAGAGAAATGAGGAGTCACGAAACCAGCCAAACAGGACGAATGCAAGCGACACCATGTACACAGCAACGATACTGTACGGCATGCGCCAATTCAACAGCAACGATTGCCAGCTGCAGGTCCTCCGCAGCACAAGCCGGACGAGCAGCAAATTGACGGCTGCCGCAAGAAAGGCAAACATGCAGAGAATGCCCGGGAGCATGAGTTGAATCGTCTGCAATTCCTGCTGAACGAAGGTATTTAAGGACTGTTGACCGACGCCGGGAAACGCCTGGTAGAGCGCAGCTGAATTCGAAATCTGCCGCGACAAATCCTGAAACAGGTCAATCCCCGCCCACCGCAGGAACGCCAGGAAGACGAGCTCCAGCATGACGAACACAAGCGTACCAGTAATCAGTGCTGCATACGGGGAATCTGACCCTTGCAGCGCGTCTCCCATCGCAAAACTCAGGAAATACATCGCCACGGCCACCAGTACAGCGCTCCAGCCGAAGCCGGATAAAAGAAATCCGCCTGCAAACAGGACGGCCACCACTGTAGAGACCCGCTTTGCGCCCGTCACGTGAAAAATGATGAGCGGGAGCGGAAACAGCCATAACATCATCAGGTTGAAGCCGGGAAGCAGGCTTACCCCCAGCAGAATCAAGGAAATCAGAGCGGCAACCAGCCGCTCGCGGCGGTACGAGGTGTCCTGGTTCAACTTGGTCACCTCGTCGTTCCCAGGTGTCGTTGAATGGTTTCAAAATCCGCGACATCGACGGCATCGACCAACAAGGAGCGCGGAAGCCCTTCCGCAGCTGCGCGATCGACCGCGGTGAACGATAGCCCCAGCTGATGGGCCAGGAAATAGGTCACAGCCACCACACCGCCGAGTGTCTGTGTCATTTCGCGTTCGCTGCCGCGCTGAATCGCATGAAGGACTTCTGCCACCTGGCGAACCAGTTCGACCTTGGCCGTTTCCATCGATTGCAGTTTGCGGGCAATTTGAACGTGTGGGTCCGGGTTCGGCACAGTCTTGCCCTCCCTTTGCCGTCTCTGAGCATCCCGGTCAGCGACGAATCCAGTTCACACCTATTCCACGCGGAGAGGCGAGAATCCTCCCGCCGCGCGTCATCGTGCATGAAAAAGGACAAGGGAGCGCGGAACCGTGGTTCCGTGCCCCCCTGTAAAACCGATTACTCCGTTGTATACGGAAGCAACGCCACTTGACGAGCCCGCTTAATTGCAACGGTGACTTGACGTTGATGGCGAGCGCAGTTCCCGGAAATTCGACGCGGCAGGATTTTTCCCCGGTCGGTCAGGAATTTCATCAAGCGGTTTGTATCCTTGTAGTCGGCCTGCGCAATCTTGTCGACGCAGAACTGACAAACCTTGCGGCGCTTTCCGCCTCTGCCTTTACGCGGCATGTCGTTTCACCTCTTTCGTCCGGCCTTCTGGGTGAGGGAAAACCCCTCGTTCAGAATGGCAAGTCGTCATCCGATATGTCGATCATTTGGCTGTCGTCAGCAAATGGATCATCGTCGTACTGAGGGGTTTTCGGTTCCGGTCTGGGTCGGGACATGGGCGCGCCGGCAGGCATGCTCGCCGGTGCACTTTGCGCGAACGCATTGTCAGTGCGATCGCCGCGATCGAGAAAACGCACCGTTTCGGCGACGACTTCTGCCACACGAACCTTTTGCCCTTCGCGATTCTCATAGCTTCGAATCTGCAGGCGGCCGTCCACAGCTGCCAAACGTCCTTTGTGCAAGTACTGTGCGCAAAGCTCCGCCTGCTTTTGCCAGACTACGATATTGATGAAGTCCGTTTCGCGTTCACCAGCCTGGTTCGGACGCGCACGGTCGACTGCCAGCGAGAACGAGGCAACCGCCGTTCCGGAGTTCGTGTACCGCAGTTCTGGGTCTTGCGTCAGTCTGCCAATGAGAATCACCCGGTTTAACATGAAAAACCCCTCCAGACGAAATCTATTCGCCTATACGCACCGTGAGATAACGTAGAATCGCATCGTCGATTCTCATGACGCGTTCAAGCTCCTGAGTCAAATTCGTGTCCGTCGAGTACTGCATCAAAACGTAGTACCCCTCGCGCTGATGGTCAATTTCGTATGCGAGTCTGCGTTTCCCAATTTCCTGAAGCTCGTCGATTTGTCCGCCGTGCTCGGTAACCAGAGATTGATACTTGGCTACCACTTCAGCGGTCTGCTCGGGCTCCAGGTCGGGCTTCAATACATACATCGTTTCGTATTGGCGCAACCTGAGTCACCTCCTTCTGGACGTTGGCCCTGCACGTTCGTACAGAGCAAGGATGGCTCGATTCGAGATGAAACGTGCCAAGAATTTATATTAACACAAATGGGCTTGTCCGACAATCATTTGAGCCAATGGATACCAAGCCTGTCCCTAGACGTTAAACCGGAAGTGTACGACGTCCCCGTCCTGCATGACGTAGTCCTTCCCCTCCAACCGGAGTTTTCCGGACTCCCGAGCAGCGGCGTACGACCCTGCAGCAACCAGGTCCTCGTAACTCACGACTTCCGCGCGAATGAACCCGCGTTCGAAGTCAGTATGAATTACGGCTGCAGCCTGCGGCGCCTTCGTGCCGCGGCGGATGGTCCACGCCCGGACTTCAGGCTCACCGGCCGTGAAGTAGGTAATCAGCCCGAGCAGGTGATAGGCAGATCGAATCAAACGGTCCAGTCCCGACTCACGCAGGCCAATCTCCTCCAGGAACGCGGCCCGGTCTTCGTCATCGAGGTCAGCAATTTCGGCCTCGACTTGCGCCGAAACCACCACAAACTCAGCGCGATCGCGCTCGGCCCGCCTCTGCACAGCCTGAACGAGGGGCAGGTCCTCCGGCGAATCCTGAAGGTCCGATTCGGACACGTTGGCCACGTACAACAGCGGCTTGGCCGTCAACAACGATAAGTCCCTGACCGCTGCCTGCTCTTCTTCCGTCAGGGAGACCAGCCGGGCGGGCTGTCCTTCGTTCAGCGCCTCTTCCAGCTTCCCAAGCGCCTCGGCTTCGACGGCGTACTTCTTCTCCCCCGACTTGAGGTTCTTTTTCGTGCGCTCAAGCCGCCTTTGGACAGACTCCAGGTCCGCCATCACCAATTCCAGCTCAATCGTGTCCATGTCACGCTCCGGTGAAACGGATCCAGAAACGTGCGTGACATCGCCGTCTTCAAAGCAGCGCACCACGTGGATGATGGCGTCCACTTCACGGATATGGCCGAGGAACTTGTTTCCGAGGCCCTCCCCTTTGCTGGCCCCTGCGACCAGCCCCGCGATGTCCACAAACTCGAAGGTCGTCGGGACAATCCGCTTCGGGTGGACAATGTTGGCCAGGCCCTGCAGCCGGTGGTCAGGGACTTCGACCACGCCCACGTTCGGGTCAATCGTGCAAAATGGATAGTTCGCCGCATCAGCACCCGCGCGGGTGATGGCATTGAACAGGGTTGATTTTCCTACGTTCGGCAGTCCGACAATGCCAGCTTGGAGCGGCAAGGAAACACACCTCTTTCTGATCTCTGCGGAGTTCATTATAGAAAATGCGTGGGCATCCCACAATGACGGCGAGCATAAAATGAGAAGCTTTTGTAAGATTCTGCGCGCGCTCGCGAGGAAACGGCGCAAGTTTGCCGCGCCAGTCCCTTCAGCGACTCAATTCCATGATGGATAAACCCAGCAGTTTATGCCAAACTATACGATGCAAGGAGGTGTCACTGTTGCTGAGAAAACTGCTTCGCAAGCTGAAGGCCCGGAAGCTCGTCGCCAAGGGATTCGCCGCCGAAGTCGTGGACGGACAGCGGGGAACCAATTCACGGCCGCGGCTCATGAGCTGTGCCTGAGACGCGGCGAGACAGTCGGTTGCCGTGCTGTTTGAACAACACAGACGAATCACTGATGATTATCGGGTTGTTGGCGCGATCTCACACGTACAGTCATACTGGGCGGTCTGCCTGCCAAAGTCTGCTTGATACGTCTTCGTAAAATGATTCGTAGTAACGCCTTGTCCCCACCAACCGGACTCCATCTTCACAGTCCATGGATGGCCGCCCGCCACAACCCGCACCTTCACCATAATTTCCGCTTGGTCATTCCACAGCTTTGCCAGTGCACCGTTCTCCAAACCCCGCAGTTTCGCAAGTTCGTCAGAAATCTCAACGACCGGAATCTCTGGCACATTCGGCATGTCCCGGTGCTGGGAGTTTTCCGAGGTTCTCGGGTGCACCGTCAACAGCGTCAACGGGTGCAGGGCATCCACTGATGCGTCGGATGTAAAGGGTTCATGAGGCGGTATATATTCAGCGTGCGCCTTCTGCCCTTCCTGGCGCGCCACATCTGAAACGAACTCGAACTTCCCGCTTGGCGTCAAAAATTTTCCATCCGCCCACGGCACATCGTCGAGGGGCAGGCGAATCGTGCCTTGTTCCCGAAACGTCTCGAGGCTGATGCCGTGCTTCTCCAGCGGTCGCATCGCTGCCGACAGCCATTCTTCCAGCGGCCGGCGCATCGCATCGCCAAAGCCGAGACGGTCCGCAAGCCGGGCAAAAATCTCCCACTCCGGCAGCGCTTCGCCGCGCGGCTGCACCGCTTGTTCGATGTACGTCACGTAGCCATGCCACATCGTCGAAAACATAAAGTCCTCGTCTTCCAGGACATTCGTGCATGGCAGGAAGTAATCCGCCAACTCTGCGGTCGGCGTCATGAACTGGTCGATCACGACCTTGCACGGGATGCGCTGATAGGCCTCCACCAAACGGCGCGTGTCCGGCACTTGGGTGACTGGATTGGTTCGGGTCACGACCATCACCTGAATTGGCGGGTCGGAACTGATAATTTCATCCGCCTGCGTGCCGCGAAAGAACGCCCGAACGTTCGCGCCTGCCCGCCCGCTCAGGGCTTGCTGGTCAAAGTAAGCCTTGATGGCGCGGTTTGCGTAGTTCACACCGCCGCCCGGCACGCCAATCTGCCCGGTTGCCGCCGCCAAAGCGTCAATGGCTCGAATCGCGTTACCGCCGCCAGCGTGACGCTGCAGGCCAATGCCGAGGAGTGTCGACACCGGACCCTGCAGACCATAGATTTCTGCCAACGCTGTCATGTCAGCCGTCGACACGTCCGTTTCACGTGAAACATCCGTAAGGTCGAGCGTATCGAGGAATGCCGCGAACGCGGGCCACCCGTGGCTGTGGCTGTGCAGAAAGCGATGGTCAAGCCAGTCGTGATCGCGGCAAATCTTCAGCACACCCAGCGCCAACGCCCCGTCTGTGCCCGGACGCGGTTGAATGCGCAAGTCCGCGCGGCCGTCGAGATCGGTCGGCAGCGGGTTCACCACGATGAGCTTCGCGCCTGCTGCCTGGGCCCGCTTCACATAGGGCACCATGTGCATGTTGGTGACGGCTAGGTTTCGTCCCCACACCACGATGGCCCGGGCATTGGACAGGTCTTCCGGGCTGTGACTTCTCGCTTCTCCAAAGTCATACCGCTGCGCTTCCAGGCCCGCATCCCAACACAGACTACCCACCGTTTCCGTACATCCGCCCAGTTGATAGAAGAAACGCTGATTGAGGTTTTTGAGCACTGTCCCAGAGCCCCAGTCATACGCGTGCAGAATGGCGTGATGCCCGTAGGACGCCACCGTCTCCCGCATGCGGTGCGCGATTTCATCGAGCGCCTGGTCCCAGGAAATGCGCTCCCATCCGTGCTGGTTTCGTTTCAATGGGTGGACAATGCGGTCCTCCGCGTACAGACGGTCTTTCAAACGGCGGCCGCGGCTGCAAATCGTCCCTTGCGTAATCGGATGGCTGGGATCGCCCATCAATCGCACGACCCGTCCGTCCTCCACCTCCGCAAGAATACTGCAGGTATCCCAGCAATCCAGCGGACAGGCTGTTTTCACATGCCGTACCATGACGCGCCCCCTCCCTAGTCCTGCTGATTCTCCATAACCGATTGCATACCTTGTGATGCCGGCATTAAGACCTTTCGCGTCAGGCGCTCGAACCTCGCCCGTGGAATGAGGACGCTGTGACCGCACTCCTCGCACTTCACCCGAATATCCATGCCAAGGCGAATCACTTTCCAACGATTGGCGCCGCACGCATGCGGTTTCTTCAACTGCAGCACATCCCCAAGTTCGAATGGAACCGGCATTTCGCGTCCTCCTCTCGACGGGCGTGCCAAACGGCATCCTTAAAACGCTCCCGCACTTCCAGCAGTTCTTATACTATAGCACATCCAGCTGGTGCATCAGCGCCGCAACCCCTTGCATCCCCAGGGAATGCGCTGTGGCCGAGGCCAGAAAGGGAAGTCCGCGCAGCCAGGCAATGTTGGCAAGAAAGATGGCTGTCAATATTGCCAAATAGGCACCGCAGCCGACAGACAGGACGGTCGTCGCGGCGCGGACGCGATCGGTCGCCTCGGTCACGTCCGCATCCCAGAACACGTTCGAGAAGTGCCACACCATCACAAACAAAAGAAACACAGCACCCGTAATCGCCAGGTAGAACAGCACCTGGAGGATGTGAAAGGCCAACACGTGCGGCAAGGACGGCCCACCGGCTGCGACGGCCTGGGCGGGTGCAAACCCACTCAGCGCAGCAACGGTGTCCGGCCGCGTCGATACGTTTGATTGCAGCCACTGGAACACGGGACTCGTCGGCGGTGTGAAGGTTTTCGCCATCCAGGTGGACAACCGCGCAGCCACGTACGTGGAAGCCACCACCCCGCCGCTGCACAGCACCGCGAGCTGCAAGCCTCTCGCTCGCAGCAGCATCGCGCACCAGGCCCACTCCACCAGCAACAGGACATCCAACACCCCAGACCACTCCCCACCACAAAGTGAACCTGTCCAAAACTTGCATCTGTCCCTCGAGTTAGACAGGTATAGTTGAGAGTACGTCAACGTATACTGGGAATATTCCGGTGCAGGAGGTTTCCCGTGAGAGACAACAGAAGGGATGAAGGACGGACTTCAACCCCAGCGACCCATCTGCGAGTGTCCTTTGACGATGAAATGGCTGTGGACGTGCTGACGAACCATCTAGACCGCATCCTGCTTTCAGCCGGTCAACGCCGGCTGGTCATTGTCTGCGTGGGCACGGACCGCTCTACAGGCGATGCGTTTGGACCTATCGTCGGATCAAAACTGAAACGCGCCGGCAACTGGCCGTTTGTCGAAGTCTATGGCACTTTGGACGAGCCTGTGCACGCGGTCAATCTTGCCCAAACCCTGCAGGAGATTTATGAGACATCGCGCGGGAAACCACTCATCCTCGCGGTGGACGCTTGTCTTGGCAAGTTCGATCACGTCGGTCAAATCATGCTCGAACCCGGTCCGCTTCGCCCTGGCGCGGGCGTCAAGAAGTCACTCCCGGCATTCGGGGACTATACCCTCACTGGCGTGGTCAACGTTTCCGGATTCATGGAGTACTTTGTCCTCCAGAACACCCGCCTCGGTATCGTCATGCGGATGTCGGAAGTCGTGGTCGCCGCACTTTCGCGTAGTCTACACAAAATTGCTGTGCAGCGGTCCGTGCTGAGCGATTTGTCGAGTGTACCCTCGATGGAACTCGCCGCAACCGAAGGAAAGGATACCATGCCTGCCGGCTAGCAGGCGTGGTATCCTGATGGTCTTCAATCGTTTGAACGTTCCTCCGTGACAGCAACATGCGACAGGACCGCTTGTTCTTCTGCCGTCAGGGGATAGGTAGAAACTGCGCCCTTTATCGGCTTGGCGTACGTTCTCGACTCCTCGCGCCCGTAAATCGACGAGATCACAACTCCATTTTCTTCATCGTCGACCAGCGCAATCGAGAAGCTCAAATCGCTTCCCTGTTCGGCAAATGCGTTATACCGCATCACCTGAGGCGTCGATACCTTATGCCGCAGCTGTTTGCGCATCCGCTGGACCTCGGACTGAAGCGTCTCAAATTCACTCCGGAGTTCTTCCACAGCCTCCAACGTCTGCGCGTACACGGCCTCCAGGTCGGCCGTGGCATGAATCGTACGCCACTTCTTGAACCTTCGTTTCAGGATTCGTTGTCCAATCAGTCCACTGACGGCCAAAATCAATGCAATCAACGCCACAACGCCTGCGGCGAGAATGATGGTGGTTTCATATGGCTGGATACTGGCAAACATCTCTTCCCCGCTCCTGTCCGGTCAATCCATCAAGCTGCAAGTTCATATGTACGGTGTGCGCCCGCGACGACTTCCGTACGGGCCGCGGCCCTCGACGAGCGATCCGTTTCATTAGTATGGCTCGCTCTCCATCATTTCTAAATGCCAAATTCAGCTATCCATGAAGCGATACAAAGCGCTGGACGACGGGCATGCTTCGCGAAGTACCTGCGTCAGGCATAGGTCCAGGCGTGCGGCTCTGGTCGGTGCGGCTGTCGTGCGTGCGACTCTGGTCGGCGCCGCATCACTCGTTCGATTCGCGTGAGTGACGCGGTCCGGCGCACCAAACGCACCATTCGTCCCCGTTTGGCCCTTACCCTGCATCAATCAACCACAGCTCATCTCACGGCGCACGCCACGGGGTGCCTGATTGTGCTTGAGAGCGCACCGCCGCGGCGCCAACCGCTCTATTCTGTAGATGAACTGGAGAGCAGATGCAGAATCCGGTCAAGGTCTTCCTCCGAGAAGTACTCGATTTCGATTTTACCGCGCTTCTTCCCAGGGTGAATCTTCACCGAAGTTCCAAGAACACTTCGGAACTGTTCTTCATAGCGGCGATACGCCAATTCGTTCGGTCGTCGTTTTGTTTCACGTGAAACATTGGTCTTCGGCCTGTAGACCACTTCCTCCAACTTGCGGACGCTCATTTCTTCCGCCGCAGCGCGCCTCGCCAACTGAACCTGTGCCTCTTTATCCTCCACGGCCAGCAACGCTCTCGCGTGTCCCATCGACAATGTTCCACGTGAAACATGTTCCCGCACGACCTCCGGCAGTTGCAACAGCCGCAGCATGTTCGCAACGTGACTCCGGCTCTGCCCCACCCGTTCCGCCAGTTGTTCTTGCGTCAGATGGCACTTCTCCATTAAATTTGCATAAGCTTCTGCGATTTCGATGGCATTCAGGTCTTCGCGCTGCAGGTTCTCAATAATCGCGACTTCCATCAGCTCGACATCGCTGAAGTCGCGCACCACAACTGGAACCTCGTGCAGCCCGGCCATCTGGGCCGCACGAAACCGCCGCTCACCCGCGACAATGTCATAACCGCGCACCGAGCTCTTCCGAACAATCAGCGGCTGGATGATGCCATGCTGCTGAATGGATGCCTTGAGTTCTTCCAACTTCTCCTCGTTAAATACACGACGGGGTTGATAGGGGTTTGGTCGAAGCAAGCCGATTTCTACCGATGACACCACATCTGCCTCATCCACATTCAACTGCGGAATCAGCGCCTCCAGTCCTTTGCCCAGCGCAGCACGTTTAGACAAGCCCAATCACTTCTTTCGCCAGGTCCATGTACGTCTCAGCGCCCTTGGACCGCGAGTCGTAGTGAATCACGGGCCGACCATGACTGGGCGCCTCACTGAGGCGTACATTCCTTGGGATGATTGTACGGTATACCTTGTCCCGGAAGAACTTTTTCACGTCTTCAATCACTTGCAGACCCAGGTTGGTGCGCGCATCCAACATGGTCAACAACACGCCCTCAACTTCCAGTGTCGTGTTCAAATGCTTTTGAACCAGGCGAATGGTGTTCAGCAATTGACTTAAACCTTCGAGAGCATAATACTCGCACTGAATAGGAATCAACACCGAATCGGACGCCGTCAACGCGTTGACCGTCAGCAGGCCCAGCGACGGAGGACAATCAATCAGGATATAGTCAAACCTGCTGCGCAGCGGATTCACAGCGCGGCGCAGTCGCACTTCCCTGGAAATCGTGGGGACCAGTTCAATCTCAGCGCCGGCGAGTTGAATGGTGGCTGGCAGCAGGAACAAATTCTGTACTTGCGTTGGCAGAATCGCATCCTCAACAGGGACATCATTGATAATCACATCGTAGATACAGTGCTTCACGTCGGCCTTGTTGATACCTAAGCCAGACGTTGTGTTTCCCTGTGGATCAATATCAATCAGCAAGACCTTGCGGCCTAAGTCCGCGAGACACGCTCCAAGGTTCACTGCCGTTGTTGTTTTTCCGACACCGCCCTTTTG
Above is a genomic segment from Alicyclobacillus cycloheptanicus containing:
- the rplI gene encoding 50S ribosomal protein L9, whose translation is MKVIFLSDVKGQGKQGEVKNVSEGYARNFLFPKKLAVEANAANLQQLNAQKQAEERKQAQELEHARQLKSQVESLRVVVRTHAGEGGRLFGAITSKHIGDALHELGVEIDRRKIVLSEPIKSLGGHKVDIKLHHDVTASITVFVEADSEKH
- a CDS encoding DUF2232 domain-containing protein; translated protein: MNQDTSYRRERLVAALISLILLGVSLLPGFNLMMLWLFPLPLIIFHVTGAKRVSTVVAVLFAGGFLLSGFGWSAVLVAVAMYFLSFAMGDALQGSDSPYAALITGTLVFVMLELVFLAFLRWAGIDLFQDLSRQISNSAALYQAFPGVGQQSLNTFVQQELQTIQLMLPGILCMFAFLAAAVNLLLVRLVLRRTCSWQSLLLNWRMPYSIVAVYMVSLAFVLFGWFRDSSFLWPAANNAMFLGGFFLGIQGLAFLWRRLHGRQLAYLWLTLLIGLSAFLGNLFVLLGLIDSMVRARRV
- a CDS encoding MazG-like family protein: MPNPDPHVQIARKLQSMETAKVELVRQVAEVLHAIQRGSEREMTQTLGGVVAVTYFLAHQLGLSFTAVDRAAAEGLPRSLLVDAVDVADFETIQRHLGTTR
- the rpsR gene encoding 30S ribosomal protein S18, coding for MPRKGRGGKRRKVCQFCVDKIAQADYKDTNRLMKFLTDRGKILPRRISGNCARHQRQVTVAIKRARQVALLPYTTE
- the ssb gene encoding single-stranded DNA-binding protein translates to MLNRVILIGRLTQDPELRYTNSGTAVASFSLAVDRARPNQAGERETDFINIVVWQKQAELCAQYLHKGRLAAVDGRLQIRSYENREGQKVRVAEVVAETVRFLDRGDRTDNAFAQSAPASMPAGAPMSRPRPEPKTPQYDDDPFADDSQMIDISDDDLPF
- the rpsF gene encoding 30S ribosomal protein S6 produces the protein MRQYETMYVLKPDLEPEQTAEVVAKYQSLVTEHGGQIDELQEIGKRRLAYEIDHQREGYYVLMQYSTDTNLTQELERVMRIDDAILRYLTVRIGE
- the ychF gene encoding redox-regulated ATPase YchF — encoded protein: MPLQAGIVGLPNVGKSTLFNAITRAGADAANYPFCTIDPNVGVVEVPDHRLQGLANIVHPKRIVPTTFEFVDIAGLVAGASKGEGLGNKFLGHIREVDAIIHVVRCFEDGDVTHVSGSVSPERDMDTIELELVMADLESVQRRLERTKKNLKSGEKKYAVEAEALGKLEEALNEGQPARLVSLTEEEQAAVRDLSLLTAKPLLYVANVSESDLQDSPEDLPLVQAVQRRAERDRAEFVVVSAQVEAEIADLDDEDRAAFLEEIGLRESGLDRLIRSAYHLLGLITYFTAGEPEVRAWTIRRGTKAPQAAAVIHTDFERGFIRAEVVSYEDLVAAGSYAAARESGKLRLEGKDYVMQDGDVVHFRFNV
- a CDS encoding molybdopterin-dependent oxidoreductase; translation: MVRHVKTACPLDCWDTCSILAEVEDGRVVRLMGDPSHPITQGTICSRGRRLKDRLYAEDRIVHPLKRNQHGWERISWDQALDEIAHRMRETVASYGHHAILHAYDWGSGTVLKNLNQRFFYQLGGCTETVGSLCWDAGLEAQRYDFGEARSHSPEDLSNARAIVVWGRNLAVTNMHMVPYVKRAQAAGAKLIVVNPLPTDLDGRADLRIQPRPGTDGALALGVLKICRDHDWLDHRFLHSHSHGWPAFAAFLDTLDLTDVSRETDVSTADMTALAEIYGLQGPVSTLLGIGLQRHAGGGNAIRAIDALAAATGQIGVPGGGVNYANRAIKAYFDQQALSGRAGANVRAFFRGTQADEIISSDPPIQVMVVTRTNPVTQVPDTRRLVEAYQRIPCKVVIDQFMTPTAELADYFLPCTNVLEDEDFMFSTMWHGYVTYIEQAVQPRGEALPEWEIFARLADRLGFGDAMRRPLEEWLSAAMRPLEKHGISLETFREQGTIRLPLDDVPWADGKFLTPSGKFEFVSDVARQEGQKAHAEYIPPHEPFTSDASVDALHPLTLLTVHPRTSENSQHRDMPNVPEIPVVEISDELAKLRGLENGALAKLWNDQAEIMVKVRVVAGGHPWTVKMESGWWGQGVTTNHFTKTYQADFGRQTAQYDCTCEIAPTTR
- a CDS encoding DUF951 domain-containing protein — protein: MPVPFELGDVLQLKKPHACGANRWKVIRLGMDIRVKCEECGHSVLIPRARFERLTRKVLMPASQGMQSVMENQQD
- the yyaC gene encoding spore protease YyaC, whose amino-acid sequence is MRDNRRDEGRTSTPATHLRVSFDDEMAVDVLTNHLDRILLSAGQRRLVIVCVGTDRSTGDAFGPIVGSKLKRAGNWPFVEVYGTLDEPVHAVNLAQTLQEIYETSRGKPLILAVDACLGKFDHVGQIMLEPGPLRPGAGVKKSLPAFGDYTLTGVVNVSGFMEYFVLQNTRLGIVMRMSEVVVAALSRSLHKIAVQRSVLSDLSSVPSMELAATEGKDTMPAG
- a CDS encoding DUF4446 family protein, whose protein sequence is MFASIQPYETTIILAAGVVALIALILAVSGLIGQRILKRRFKKWRTIHATADLEAVYAQTLEAVEELRSEFETLQSEVQRMRKQLRHKVSTPQVMRYNAFAEQGSDLSFSIALVDDEENGVVISSIYGREESRTYAKPIKGAVSTYPLTAEEQAVLSHVAVTEERSND
- a CDS encoding ParB/RepB/Spo0J family partition protein, with the protein product MSKRAALGKGLEALIPQLNVDEADVVSSVEIGLLRPNPYQPRRVFNEEKLEELKASIQQHGIIQPLIVRKSSVRGYDIVAGERRFRAAQMAGLHEVPVVVRDFSDVELMEVAIIENLQREDLNAIEIAEAYANLMEKCHLTQEQLAERVGQSRSHVANMLRLLQLPEVVREHVSRGTLSMGHARALLAVEDKEAQVQLARRAAAEEMSVRKLEEVVYRPKTNVSRETKRRPNELAYRRYEEQFRSVLGTSVKIHPGKKRGKIEIEYFSEEDLDRILHLLSSSSTE
- a CDS encoding ParA family protein — translated: MASGRIIAVANQKGGVGKTTTAVNLGACLADLGRKVLLIDIDPQGNTTSGLGINKADVKHCIYDVIINDVPVEDAILPTQVQNLFLLPATIQLAGAEIELVPTISREVRLRRAVNPLRSRFDYILIDCPPSLGLLTVNALTASDSVLIPIQCEYYALEGLSQLLNTIRLVQKHLNTTLEVEGVLLTMLDARTNLGLQVIEDVKKFFRDKVYRTIIPRNVRLSEAPSHGRPVIHYDSRSKGAETYMDLAKEVIGLV